In the Apteryx mantelli isolate bAptMan1 chromosome 1, bAptMan1.hap1, whole genome shotgun sequence genome, one interval contains:
- the C1H11orf87 gene encoding uncharacterized protein C11orf87 homolog, with protein MSAKLSKELRLSLPPCLLNRTSATLNASSTCITQVGQLFQSFSSTLVLIVLVALIFCVILLSLTTFHIHKRKMKKRKMQKAQEEYERDHCTRSSNSSSQHPRAEVRGEAPHGRDNRLGRPPQDSEIQRPSPSAAPSSQSARACLDTAGVGLLQTVVLS; from the coding sequence ATGAGTGCCAAGCTCTCCAAGGAGTTGAGGCTGTCCCTGCCACCTTGCCTCCTGAACAGGACATCTGCCACCTTAAACGCCAGCAGCACCTGCATCACCCAAGTGGGTcagctcttccagtccttctcttCCACGCTGGTTTTAATTGTCCTGGTCGCCCTCATCTTCTGCGTGATCCTCCTCTCCCTCACCACCTTCCACATCCACAAGAGGAAGATGAAGAAGCGGAAGATGCAAAAGGCTCAGGAGGAGTACGAGCGGGACCACTGCACCCGCAGCAGCAATAGCAGCAGCCAGCACCCCAGGGCAGAGGTGCGGGGAGAGGCGCCCCACGGAAGAGACAACCGGCTGGGAAGACCCCCCCAGGACTCGGAGATCCAGCGCCCCTCTCCCTCGGCAGCCCCGAGTTCCCAGTCGGCACGGGCTTGTTTGGACACAGCTGGCGTGGGGCTCTTGCAAACAGTGGTTTTGTCATGA